DNA from Frateuria edaphi:
CGCAGCCAGTTCGGCTACGGCAAGGGCGCGCTGCCGGTGCTGGTCATGACCGGCGACGAGAACCCGGCCAACCAGGCCGCGTTGCTCAAGGCTGGCGCCAACGACCTGGTCGAGAAGCCGGTCGAGGAAAAGCTGCTGGTCACCAAGCTGTTGTTCCAGTTGCGGGTGGCCCGGCACCTGCGCCAGCGAACCCAAGGCGCGTGAGCGACACCGAAGAAGCCGAACGCGTCCGCCTGGAGCCTTCCTGGAAGGCGCGCCTGGGCGATTACCTGGAACGACCGGACATGCGCGCGCTGGCGGATTTCCTGCGCACCGAAAAGCGAGCCGGCAAGGTGCTCTATCCGCCCGGGCCGGAGATCTTCAACGCCTTCGCGCATACGCCCTTCGACAAGGTGCGCGTGGTGATCCTGGGCCAGGATCCCTACCACGGCCCCGGCCAGGCACATGGATTGTGTTTCTCGGTGCGGCCCGGCGTGCCGGTGCCGCCTTCGCTCAACAACATCTTTGCCGAGATTGCGCGCGACCTTGGCATCCCGCGCCCCGACCACGGCTGCCTTACGCCGTGGGCCGACCAGGGCGTGCTGCTGCTCAACAGCGTGATGACGGTCGAGCAGGGCCGCGCCGGCGCGCACCAGAACAAGGGCTGGGAAGGCTTCACCGATGCCGCCATCGCGGCGCTCGACCGCGAACGCGAGGGGCTGGTGTTCATGCTCTGGGGTGCCTATGCCCAGCGCAAGGGCCGACTGGTCGACCCGAGTCGCCACCTGGTGCTGAGCTCGGTGCATCCCTCGCCGCTGTCGGCCCATCGTGGCTTCATCGGCAACGGCCATTTCTCGGCCGCCAACCGTTACCTGGAAAGCCGCGGCCAGGCTCCGGTCGATTGGTCGCTGCCGCCGCGTTCACGGCTCGCTGCTTGACGCTGTAGGACTGGCGTGGAAGTGTCGATCGAAGTGACACGACAAGGAGTACGTCATGTGCAAGCCGATCGGTTTCCTGGTGATTTTCGCGGCCGCTGCGATGCCGGTGGCCAGTGCGGCAGCCGATGAGGTCGGCTCTCGCCTGCAACTTCCGTCGTTCGAGCAGGTCGATGCCAACCACGACGGCGTGCTCAGCCGTTCGGAGCTTCCCGACGGCCTGCAGGACATGCGAATGCATTTCAGCCAGTACGCGTACGCGGACAACCGGATCTCGCGGCAGACGTATGCGCGGTACGCGTCTTCCGGGGAGCGGCGGCTGACCTCCGCGCCGAGGACATTCCTGGAACCCCGCGGTCGAATGGCGCCGCCACAGTCCTACCGCCGGGCGGATACCCCTGGCGCCACGCCGACGCCGCCGGTTCACAAGCGTTAGATCGCCCATGTGAACAATGGCCCGATGGCCGGACGACGAGGGCTGGCGATGCCGCCCGCATTGCTGTACGATTCGGTACATTAAATCTCGCAGCGAACTTTTCAGCCTTTTAGCACTCTCAATACCGGAGTGCTAAGCTGCGATTTACTTGCCGGAGGTTCCACATGTCCCAAGCCTTGGTGACCGCCAACCTGCCGATCCCCAGCGTCGTTGGCAGTCTGGACGCCTATATTTCCGCCGTGCACCGCATCCCGGTGCTCAGCCATGACGAGGAGCAGGCGCTGGCGCGCCGCTTCAACGAAGAAGACGACCTGGGTTCGGCCAGGAAGCTGGTGATGTCGCACCTGCGTTTCGTGGTGCACGTGGCCCGTGGCTACTCGGGCTACGGCCTGCAGCTGGGCGACCTGATCCAGGAAGGCAACATCGGCCTGATGAAGGCGGTCAAGCGCTTCGACCCGGACCAGGGCGTGCGCCTTGTCAGCTTCGCGGTGCACTGGATTCGCGCCGAGATGCACGAGTTCATCCTGCGCAACTGGCGCATCGTCAAGGTCGCCACCACCAAGGCGCAGCGCAAGCTGTTCTTCAACCTGCGCAAGAGCAAGAAGCGCCTGGGCTGGATGAACGCCGAGGAAGTGCGCGTCGTGGCCCGTGACCTGGGCGTGCCGGAGGCGACCGTGCGCGAGATGGAATCGCGCCTGTCCGGCCGCGACATCGGCTTCGAAGCGCCTGCCGACGCGGACGACGATGCCAAGCCGGCACCGGCGGCCTTCCTGGTCGACGACGGCGCCGATCCGTACGACAACGTGTCCGACGCCGACCAGGCCGACAACCAGCTGGAGACGCTCTCCAGCGCACTGGCCAAGCTGGACGAACGCTCGCGCGACATCATCCAGCGCCGCTGGCTCAACGAGGACAAGGCCACGCTGCAGGATCTGGCCGACGAGTACGGTGTTTCGGCCGAACGCATCCGTCAGGTCGAGGCGAATGCGATGAAGAAGATGCGCGCCCTGTTCTGACAAATGCCGTCACGGCAAACGAAAAAGCGGCCCTCGTGGCCGCTTTTTTTTTGCGTTCCTGCACAGCCGGCCATCAGCGATGGGGCTGGGAACGACTGACCAAGCAAGGCCAAGCCGTTTCTTAAGGTGCCCGAGCGCCGGCCGGCGATCGGAAGCCCGCACCCGAGCCAGGTCGCGGCGGGCTCCCGCAATGGCGACAGCAGGATGGCGTTCTTGCCGGGATCCCTGCGAGTCCCGGCCCCTTGCCCGGCCCTCTCCCTGGCGGGAGGGGGAGCAAGGCGCGTCAGAGCCGCTCGGCCAACAGCTTTTCCAGCTGCCGCTGGTCGGCCGCGAACTTGCGGATGCCTTCGGCCAGTTTGTCGCTGGCCATCGCATCCTCGTTCATGCCCCAGCGGAAGCGCGCCTCGTCGACGGCCGGGGGACGTTCCGTGCGGGTGCCATCGTCGGCCATGCGGCGCGGCAGCGGCTCATCCGATCCATCGAGTTCCGCCATCAGGTCGGGACTGATGGTCAGGCGGTCGCAGCCGGCCAGGGCCTGGATCTGGCCGACGTTGCGGAAGCTCGCGCCCATCACCACGGTCTCGTAGCCGTGGGTCTTGTAGTAGTGGTAGATGCGCCGCACCGACTGCACGCCCGGGTCTTCGTCCGGCGCGTACTGCTTGACCCCGGTGTTGGCCACGTACCAGTCCATGATGCGGCCCACGAACGGCGAGATCAGGAACACGCCCACCTCGGCACTGGCCACCGCCTGTTCGAACGCGAACAGCAGGGTCATGTTGCACTGGATGCCGCGCCGCTCCAGTTCGCGCGCGGCGCGCACGCCCTCCCAGGTCGAGGCCAGCTTGATCAGCACGCGGTCGCGCTTGATGCCGGCGTCCTCGTACAGCCCGATCAGCCGCTCGGCCTTGGCGATGCTGGCGTCGGAGTCGAACGACAGCCGCGCATCCACTTCAGTGGAGACACGGCCGGGGACCAGCTCCAGGATCTTGCGCCCGACCGCCACCGCGAGGTGGTCGCCGGCATCGACCAGCTGCTGTTCGCGCGAATGGCTTTTGGCCCGCGCCCATGCCAGCGACTCCTCCAGCAGTGGGGCGAAACTGCTCTGCGTGACCACCTTGAGCAGCAGCGACGGGTTGGTGGTGGCGTCGACCGGACGCCA
Protein-coding regions in this window:
- the rpoH gene encoding RNA polymerase sigma factor RpoH, which codes for MSQALVTANLPIPSVVGSLDAYISAVHRIPVLSHDEEQALARRFNEEDDLGSARKLVMSHLRFVVHVARGYSGYGLQLGDLIQEGNIGLMKAVKRFDPDQGVRLVSFAVHWIRAEMHEFILRNWRIVKVATTKAQRKLFFNLRKSKKRLGWMNAEEVRVVARDLGVPEATVREMESRLSGRDIGFEAPADADDDAKPAPAAFLVDDGADPYDNVSDADQADNQLETLSSALAKLDERSRDIIQRRWLNEDKATLQDLADEYGVSAERIRQVEANAMKKMRALF
- a CDS encoding EF-hand domain-containing protein — translated: MCKPIGFLVIFAAAAMPVASAAADEVGSRLQLPSFEQVDANHDGVLSRSELPDGLQDMRMHFSQYAYADNRISRQTYARYASSGERRLTSAPRTFLEPRGRMAPPQSYRRADTPGATPTPPVHKR
- the tal gene encoding transaldolase; translated protein: MPSQLEQLRQYTTVVADTGDVDAIARWRPVDATTNPSLLLKVVTQSSFAPLLEESLAWARAKSHSREQQLVDAGDHLAVAVGRKILELVPGRVSTEVDARLSFDSDASIAKAERLIGLYEDAGIKRDRVLIKLASTWEGVRAARELERRGIQCNMTLLFAFEQAVASAEVGVFLISPFVGRIMDWYVANTGVKQYAPDEDPGVQSVRRIYHYYKTHGYETVVMGASFRNVGQIQALAGCDRLTISPDLMAELDGSDEPLPRRMADDGTRTERPPAVDEARFRWGMNEDAMASDKLAEGIRKFAADQRQLEKLLAERL
- the ung gene encoding uracil-DNA glycosylase, which encodes MSDTEEAERVRLEPSWKARLGDYLERPDMRALADFLRTEKRAGKVLYPPGPEIFNAFAHTPFDKVRVVILGQDPYHGPGQAHGLCFSVRPGVPVPPSLNNIFAEIARDLGIPRPDHGCLTPWADQGVLLLNSVMTVEQGRAGAHQNKGWEGFTDAAIAALDREREGLVFMLWGAYAQRKGRLVDPSRHLVLSSVHPSPLSAHRGFIGNGHFSAANRYLESRGQAPVDWSLPPRSRLAA